CCGAAGAGACGCTCAGGCGCGACGCGCGTGGCCGTCACGCACCAGTACTTCTGCAGCACCTTGGGCAGCAGGGGGAAGAGGGCCAGGCGGTCTGACCACCACTTGAGGGGGTCTTCGTTGAGGCCAAGCACCTTCTGGGACTTGAAGTTGCTCAGCTCCTCCACCACCTGGGCATGCCACTCTTCCTGGTCCTCCACGCCGCCTGTCTGGCAGAAGATCTCGGCCAGCATGTTGTTGATGACGCTGGTGGGCGGAGGCGTGGACGTCCGCATGAGCTTCTTTACGGGAGGCTCCTCAGGCACCGGGAAGATCTTGTCCTCGGCCGGCCGGTAGCCGCCGTCTTTGACCTTGTCCAGCAGGCCCTTGGCCTCTTCCACCACGCGGTTCTCCACCTGCTGCCGCTCGAAGGCAGAGAGGAAGGGCAGCCTCTTGTAGCGGGGGTCCAGGAAGGTGGCGACGTTGAGAAACATGTCAATCTCAGGCGTCTCCTGGTAGGTCTTGGAAAGCTCCTTGGCGATGACCTCCTTGGCCATGCTGAGCTCCTTGGAGTCAGTCTCCTTGATGTTGAGCGTGGTGTTGAGGAGCATGTGCAGCAGCGGCTTCACCATGCTGATGGTGGGGTACTTGGAGGCCGACAGCATCTCGGCCACCTGCTTGAAGGGCTGCAGGAGCTCGACCAGCCCCTCGATGGTGGCCCACTCGCTGGCCTCCAGCATGAGGTGGTGGTTGTTGCTGTCCTCCACCAGGACCCCGGCGATGACGAACTGCTGCTCCTTGAGGCGCTGCAGCATGGCCAGCGTGCTCCCCCACCAGGAGACGCGGTTGCTCACCAGCATGCAGTGGGCCACGttctgctgcttctgcttctcaTAGAGCATGTACATGGCCACGGCAGACTGCTGGAAGTATTCCACCAGTTTGCGACAGCGCGACAGCAGTGCCCCCAGCTTCGGGAGCTGGAAGGCCTGCTGGATGCCGGCATTGAAGGTGTGGCCCAGGCAGGGCATGTGCACGGCGATGTCCAGCAGGGAGCACGCCTTCACGATGTCCTTGCCGTAGTTGGTGGTGGCCCCGAAGACCTTGGCACTGATGCCCCACTCGATGAAGACCTCATAGAGCACCCGCGTAATGGTCTCCGCTGTGTTCTCTTCGGGCACCTCGAAGGTCTTCAGGCAGCGGGAGCCCACGGACAGGCAGTTGGGGACGCCCAGGCCCAGGAAGTGAGCGGCCAGCGTGACGTAGGCGCGGTTCTGGTTCTCACTCCTCCACATGTCGGTGGAGATGCCACACCAGGTGGTCTCGGCCAGCTCCTTCAGGATCACCTCCCGGACGGCCCCGTACTTCTCAGGGATGGCCTTGGTGGAGATGTACTTCCGGCTGGGCAGCTCGTACCGGGGGTCGGCCGTCTTCAGCAGCACCTTGAAGGTGGGCTCATCCACGATGGAGGCCGGGTACAGCCCCTCGCAGATGAGGCCCAGCACGGCGGCCGTCAGTTCCTGCTGCTTCTTGCTGTCATAGCCGTGGCCGGCCTTGACGGCCAGCGCGTCCTGCCCGGGCTGCTGGGACGACTCGGGCTTCAGCTTGGAGAAGGCGGTGGCAAAGGCCTCACGCATCTGCTCCGTGTTGCTCTTGACGAACTCGCAGAATTCCTCGGGGTGGTTCTTCTCCAGGTGGTAGGACAGGTTGGAGGTGTTTCCGGAGTAGGCAATCTGGGCCATGCAGATGCGGCAGTAGATTTTCTTCCACTGCAGGATGCATCCCTCGGCGTTGGTGTCGAAGCCGAAATACTTCCACACCTTGCTCTTGGCGCGGGGGTGGGCCACCAGCTTCAGGTCTGTCTGGGAGCTCTCCAGGCTTTTATTCTCCATTGCTTCTCCACCGGAGCCTGCCTGCTGGACGGCTGCTCACGCGTGGGGACCTGCTGAGAAGGGCCAAGACAAACACAGCATGAGAAGGGACCCAGGCACGCATGGGAGCCCTGCTGGGGAGACAGCCAGGGTGCCGGGGCAGCTCCGCTTTCAACCAAAGGGCACTGGGGCCGGACGACTGGACCTTCCTTGCGGGTCACTTTTGCAGAGCAGAGGAGGGAACCTAGCGCAGGAAGACACTCTTTCTTCCACGTTAATCCGACTGCAGCGATGCCGCACGTGTCAACATACAGGTTTGCGAATGAGCACGGCATTTTTGCAGGGCTGTACCTGACAAgtgcctttacttttttttttttttttttgagacagagtttcgctctgtcacccaggctgcaatgcagtggcgtgatctcagctcactgcaacgtccgcttcctgggttcaagcgattttcctgcctcagcctcctgagtagctgggattacaggcgcctgccaccacgcctggctaatttttgtatttttagtagagacagggtttcaccatgttggtcaggctggtctcgaactcctgacttcaggtgatccacccgcctcggcctcccaaagtgctgggatgacaggcgtgagtcaccgcacccagcctgacaaTGCCTCTGTCATCGCAGGGTCTTGTTGTTCCTGTTCTAAGAGCTTTCCCAAGCACCTGC
This genomic stretch from Pongo pygmaeus isolate AG05252 chromosome X, NHGRI_mPonPyg2-v2.0_pri, whole genome shotgun sequence harbors:
- the ZBED1 gene encoding E3 SUMO-protein ligase ZBED1, with protein sequence MENKSLESSQTDLKLVAHPRAKSKVWKYFGFDTNAEGCILQWKKIYCRICMAQIAYSGNTSNLSYHLEKNHPEEFCEFVKSNTEQMREAFATAFSKLKPESSQQPGQDALAVKAGHGYDSKKQQELTAAVLGLICEGLYPASIVDEPTFKVLLKTADPRYELPSRKYISTKAIPEKYGAVREVILKELAETTWCGISTDMWRSENQNRAYVTLAAHFLGLGVPNCLSVGSRCLKTFEVPEENTAETITRVLYEVFIEWGISAKVFGATTNYGKDIVKACSLLDIAVHMPCLGHTFNAGIQQAFQLPKLGALLSRCRKLVEYFQQSAVAMYMLYEKQKQQNVAHCMLVSNRVSWWGSTLAMLQRLKEQQFVIAGVLVEDSNNHHLMLEASEWATIEGLVELLQPFKQVAEMLSASKYPTISMVKPLLHMLLNTTLNIKETDSKELSMAKEVIAKELSKTYQETPEIDMFLNVATFLDPRYKRLPFLSAFERQQVENRVVEEAKGLLDKVKDGGYRPAEDKIFPVPEEPPVKKLMRTSTPPPTSVINNMLAEIFCQTGGVEDQEEWHAQVVEELSNFKSQKVLGLNEDPLKWWSDRLALFPLLPKVLQKYWCVTATRVAPERLFGSAANVVSAKRNRLAPAHVDEQVFLYENARSGAEAEPEDQDEGEWGLDQEQVFSLGDGVSGGFFGIRDSSFL